A single genomic interval of Mycolicibacterium sp. MU0053 harbors:
- a CDS encoding Acg family FMN-binding oxidoreductase, which produces MDTQLPDEATILAALALAVRAPSIHNTQPWAWRIGDAAVQLYADSERHLPHTDPARRDLMLSCGAALQHLTVALAALGWQTQVRRLPNPAEPDHLASVEICGPGGSQQDIALAAAIPRRRTDRRVYSSWPVPAGDIALMASRAARSGVMLRQVESPARLAAVVAGAVHEHSQDVGYLTELSMWSGRYGAVAGVPARNTPDTARNSPLPGRVFASPALAQPTGAAADLDAGVVLALGTATDDPVSVLRAGEATALVLLTATALGLSSCPVTEPLELPSTRDLVRTTVLDRDCVPQMLLRVGWAPLNADPLPATARRPLTEVVRRLDGTPIGQFG; this is translated from the coding sequence ATGGATACCCAGCTTCCGGACGAGGCCACGATCCTGGCCGCCCTCGCGTTGGCCGTCCGGGCGCCGTCGATCCACAACACGCAACCGTGGGCCTGGCGGATCGGCGATGCCGCCGTGCAGCTCTACGCCGACTCCGAACGCCACCTGCCGCACACCGACCCCGCGCGACGCGATCTGATGCTGAGCTGCGGTGCCGCCCTGCAGCACTTGACCGTCGCGCTGGCGGCCCTGGGCTGGCAGACCCAGGTGCGTCGGCTGCCCAATCCCGCTGAACCCGATCACCTGGCCAGCGTGGAGATCTGCGGACCCGGCGGCAGCCAACAGGACATCGCGCTGGCCGCCGCGATCCCCCGGCGGCGCACCGATCGGCGGGTGTACAGCTCGTGGCCGGTGCCGGCCGGGGACATCGCCTTGATGGCGTCCCGCGCGGCGCGCAGCGGCGTGATGCTGCGGCAGGTGGAGTCGCCGGCCCGACTGGCCGCCGTGGTCGCCGGGGCCGTGCACGAGCACTCCCAGGACGTCGGGTACCTCACCGAGCTGTCGATGTGGAGCGGGCGCTACGGGGCGGTCGCGGGGGTGCCCGCCAGGAACACCCCGGACACCGCGCGCAATTCCCCCCTGCCGGGGCGCGTGTTCGCCTCCCCCGCGTTGGCCCAACCGACCGGAGCGGCCGCGGATCTGGACGCGGGGGTGGTGCTCGCGCTGGGCACTGCCACCGATGATCCGGTCTCGGTGCTGCGGGCCGGGGAGGCCACCGCGCTGGTGTTGCTGACCGCGACGGCGCTGGGCCTGTCGAGCTGCCCCGTCACCGAGCCGCTGGAGCTGCCGTCCACCCGGGACCTGGTGCGCACGACGGTGTTGGACCGGGACTGTGTGCCGCAGATGCTGCTACGGGTGGGCTGGGCACCGTTGAACGCCGACCCGTTGCCGGCGACTGCCCGCCGGCCGCTGACCGAAGTGGTGCGGCGGCTCGACGGGACGCCGATCGGACAGTTTGGCTAG
- a CDS encoding zinc-binding alcohol dehydrogenase family protein — protein MVVARSTMRAWRVHAPGPMPTAPLRAVTADVPRPGPAELLVAVRACGVCRTDLHVAEGDLAVHRPAVIPGHEVVGEVVETGPDTGGGFAVGDRVGIAWLRHTCGRCRFCAAGRENLCPHSKYTGWDADGGYAEFATVPAEFALRLPTGYQYTELAPLLCAGIIGYRSLLRAQLPARGRLGIYGFGGSAHLTAQVALAQGAEVHVMTRGAAARELALSLGAASAQGAADPPPVHLDSAILFAPVGDLVPAALAALDRGGTLAIAGIHLSDIPALNYQQHLFQERQIRSVSSNTRADAREFLEFAGRHRINVTTARYPLAAADRALADLADGRVSGAAVLLP, from the coding sequence ATGGTGGTGGCGCGATCGACGATGCGGGCGTGGCGAGTGCACGCGCCCGGTCCGATGCCGACCGCGCCGCTGCGGGCCGTCACGGCCGACGTGCCCCGACCCGGTCCCGCAGAGCTGCTGGTGGCCGTGCGCGCGTGCGGGGTCTGCCGAACCGATCTGCATGTCGCCGAGGGTGATCTGGCGGTGCACCGGCCGGCGGTGATCCCCGGTCATGAGGTGGTGGGGGAGGTGGTCGAGACGGGCCCGGACACGGGCGGCGGTTTCGCCGTGGGGGACCGGGTCGGGATCGCCTGGCTGCGCCACACCTGTGGTCGGTGCCGCTTCTGCGCAGCCGGCCGCGAGAACCTGTGTCCACATTCGAAATACACCGGCTGGGACGCCGATGGCGGTTACGCCGAATTCGCCACGGTCCCAGCCGAGTTCGCGCTCCGGCTGCCGACCGGATATCAGTACACCGAGCTGGCGCCGCTGCTGTGCGCCGGGATCATCGGGTATCGCTCGCTGCTGCGGGCGCAGCTGCCGGCACGCGGCCGGCTGGGCATCTACGGATTCGGTGGCAGCGCGCACCTCACCGCCCAGGTTGCGCTGGCGCAAGGGGCCGAGGTGCACGTGATGACGCGCGGGGCCGCGGCCCGTGAGTTGGCGCTGTCGTTGGGTGCGGCCTCGGCGCAGGGCGCCGCGGACCCGCCGCCGGTGCACCTGGACTCCGCGATTCTGTTCGCGCCGGTAGGCGACCTCGTTCCGGCCGCCCTCGCGGCGCTCGACCGGGGCGGCACGCTCGCGATCGCCGGCATCCATCTGAGCGACATCCCGGCGCTGAACTACCAGCAGCACCTGTTCCAGGAGCGCCAGATCCGATCGGTGAGCTCCAACACCCGCGCCGATGCCCGGGAGTTTCTGGAGTTCGCCGGCCGGCACCGGATCAACGTGACGACAGCGCGGTATCCGCTGGCGGCCGCCGATCGTGCGCTCGCCGATCTGGCCGACGGCCGGGTGTCGGGTGCGGCGGTCCTGCTCCCCTAG
- a CDS encoding CPBP family intramembrane glutamic endopeptidase: protein MSFPSAAAAPAEAPHPLLVQLAALNQFRVYVDIAVVVVVLALTNLIAHFTTPWANIATVPAAAVALLVLVRASGLGWAELGLGREHWKSGLGYALAAVTVVGLVIVVGVLLPMTRPLFLNNNYATLSGALIASMVIIPLQTVIPEELAFRGVLQGALTRAWGFRGVAAGGSLLFGLWHIATSMGLTASNVGFTRLFGGGVVGMLVGVVGAVLVTAAAGFVFTWLRNRSGSIIAPIALHWSLNGMGALAAALVWHATV, encoded by the coding sequence ATGTCTTTTCCAAGCGCGGCGGCTGCCCCCGCTGAGGCGCCACATCCACTGCTCGTGCAGTTGGCGGCACTGAACCAGTTCCGCGTCTACGTGGATATCGCCGTCGTGGTCGTCGTGCTCGCGTTGACCAACTTGATCGCGCACTTCACCACTCCGTGGGCCAACATCGCGACCGTCCCGGCGGCGGCAGTCGCCCTGCTGGTGCTGGTGCGAGCCAGCGGGCTGGGCTGGGCGGAGTTGGGCCTGGGCCGTGAGCATTGGAAATCGGGTCTCGGCTACGCCCTGGCCGCGGTGACCGTGGTCGGGTTGGTCATCGTGGTCGGCGTGCTACTGCCGATGACGCGGCCGCTGTTCCTCAACAACAACTACGCGACGCTCTCGGGTGCGCTGATCGCCTCCATGGTCATCATCCCGCTGCAGACCGTCATTCCCGAAGAACTGGCGTTCCGTGGCGTCCTGCAGGGCGCGCTGACCCGGGCCTGGGGTTTCCGTGGTGTGGCGGCGGGTGGTTCGTTGTTGTTCGGGCTGTGGCACATCGCCACCTCTATGGGGTTGACCGCGAGCAACGTGGGCTTCACCCGACTGTTCGGCGGCGGCGTCGTGGGGATGCTCGTCGGCGTGGTCGGGGCGGTGCTGGTCACCGCGGCCGCGGGGTTCGTCTTCACCTGGCTGCGCAACCGCAGCGGCAGCATCATCGCGCCGATCGCGCTGCATTGGTCGTTGAACGGCATGGGCGCGTTGGCGGCCGCCCTGGTCTGGCACGCGACCGTCTGA
- a CDS encoding phosphoketolase produces MSPWSTAPITEPDEHTLSRVDRWWRAANYLSVGQIYLLRNPLLRTPLTADDVKPRLLGHWGTTPGLNFLYAHLNRVIGERAQSTIYVTGPGHGGPGLVANSYLDGTYSQLYPDVTEDEEGLRRLFRQFSFPGGIPSHVAPEVPGSIHEGGELGYALSHAYGAAFDNPDLLVAAVIGDGEAETGALATSWHSNKVANPRSDGVVLPILHLNGYKIANPTVLARIPEEELRSLMIGYGHHPYFFEVTDDAADHADAHRRFAMLLDEVLNEIAAIKARAAAGDEDRPRWPMIVFRTPKGWTGPATIDGKKTTGSWRAHQVPLSNARDTPEHLAVLADWLGSYRPEELFDADGRLEADIAELAPPGPLRMSDNPHANGGLLLKDLRLPDFRTFGVDVPAPGATVAEATRVLGQWLAEVVRLNPDNFRIFGPDETASNRLQAVYAATDKQWNAELLGPEVDEHLARVGRVVEMLSEHQCQGWLEGYLLTGRHGMFNCYEAFIHIVDSMFNQHAKWLKVTNHIPWRRPVASLNYLLSSHVWRQDHNGFSHQDPGFIDHVVNKSANVVRVYLPPDANTLLSTYDHCLRSRQYVNVVVAGKQPAPNYLTMAQAVAHCTRGLGIWDWAGTEELGTDPDVVLAAAGDVPTLEALAAADLLRARLPDLRVRFVNVVDLMRLQDRTEHPHGLPAREFDQIFTRDKPIIFAYHGYPWLIHRLTYRRTGHPNLHVRGYKEEGTTTTPFDMVMLNDLDRYHLVMDVIDRVPALQSTCATLRQEMADMRIAARDYTREHGEDIPEVRNWAWPAD; encoded by the coding sequence ATGAGCCCCTGGAGCACCGCCCCCATCACCGAGCCGGACGAGCACACCCTGAGCCGGGTCGACCGGTGGTGGCGCGCCGCCAACTATCTGTCGGTGGGCCAGATCTACCTGTTGCGCAACCCGCTGCTGCGCACCCCGTTGACTGCCGACGACGTCAAACCCCGGTTGTTGGGCCACTGGGGCACCACGCCCGGGCTGAACTTCCTCTACGCCCACCTCAACCGGGTGATCGGCGAACGCGCGCAATCGACCATCTACGTCACCGGCCCCGGGCACGGCGGGCCCGGCCTGGTCGCCAACTCCTACCTCGACGGCACCTACTCCCAGCTCTACCCGGACGTCACCGAGGACGAGGAGGGCCTGCGCCGCCTGTTCCGCCAGTTCTCCTTCCCCGGCGGCATCCCGTCCCACGTGGCACCGGAGGTACCGGGGTCCATCCACGAGGGCGGGGAGCTCGGCTACGCCCTCTCGCACGCCTACGGCGCGGCGTTCGACAATCCCGACCTGCTGGTCGCGGCCGTCATCGGCGATGGCGAGGCCGAAACGGGTGCGTTGGCGACCAGCTGGCACTCCAACAAGGTCGCCAACCCGCGCTCCGACGGCGTCGTGCTGCCCATCCTGCATCTCAACGGCTACAAGATCGCCAATCCGACGGTGTTGGCCCGGATCCCGGAGGAGGAACTGCGCAGCCTGATGATCGGCTACGGCCACCACCCGTATTTCTTCGAGGTGACCGACGACGCCGCTGACCACGCCGACGCCCACCGCCGGTTCGCGATGCTGCTCGACGAGGTGCTCAACGAGATCGCCGCGATCAAGGCCCGCGCCGCCGCCGGCGACGAGGATCGGCCGCGCTGGCCGATGATCGTGTTCCGGACGCCGAAGGGCTGGACGGGCCCGGCCACCATCGACGGCAAGAAGACCACCGGATCGTGGCGCGCGCACCAGGTTCCGCTCTCCAACGCCCGCGACACCCCCGAACATCTCGCGGTGCTCGCCGACTGGCTGGGATCCTATCGTCCCGAGGAGTTGTTCGACGCCGACGGCAGACTCGAGGCCGACATCGCCGAGTTGGCGCCGCCGGGCCCGCTGCGGATGAGCGACAACCCGCACGCCAATGGCGGACTGCTGCTCAAGGACCTGCGCCTGCCCGACTTCCGCACGTTCGGCGTCGACGTTCCCGCGCCGGGGGCCACGGTCGCCGAGGCCACCCGGGTGCTCGGCCAGTGGTTGGCCGAGGTGGTGCGGCTCAACCCGGACAACTTCCGGATCTTCGGGCCCGACGAGACGGCGTCCAACCGGCTGCAGGCCGTCTATGCGGCCACCGACAAGCAGTGGAACGCCGAACTGCTGGGCCCGGAGGTCGACGAGCACCTCGCCCGGGTCGGGCGCGTCGTCGAGATGTTGTCCGAACATCAGTGCCAGGGCTGGCTGGAGGGTTACCTGCTGACCGGCCGGCACGGCATGTTCAATTGCTACGAGGCCTTCATCCACATCGTGGACTCGATGTTCAACCAGCACGCCAAGTGGCTGAAGGTCACCAACCACATCCCGTGGCGTCGTCCCGTCGCGAGCCTGAATTACCTGCTGTCGAGCCATGTCTGGCGCCAGGACCACAACGGGTTCTCCCACCAGGACCCGGGTTTCATCGACCATGTGGTCAACAAGAGCGCCAACGTGGTGCGGGTGTATCTGCCCCCGGACGCCAACACGCTGCTGTCCACCTACGACCACTGCCTGCGCTCGCGGCAGTACGTCAACGTGGTGGTCGCCGGCAAGCAGCCCGCGCCCAACTACCTGACCATGGCGCAGGCCGTCGCGCACTGCACCCGCGGCCTCGGCATCTGGGACTGGGCCGGCACCGAAGAACTCGGCACCGATCCCGACGTCGTGCTCGCCGCCGCCGGCGATGTTCCGACCCTGGAGGCGCTGGCCGCGGCGGACCTGCTGCGCGCCCGGCTCCCCGACCTGCGGGTGCGGTTCGTCAACGTCGTGGACCTGATGCGGTTGCAGGACCGCACCGAACATCCGCACGGGTTGCCGGCCCGGGAATTCGATCAGATCTTCACTCGCGACAAGCCGATCATCTTCGCCTATCACGGCTATCCGTGGCTGATTCATCGACTGACCTACCGCCGGACCGGACATCCGAATCTCCATGTCAGAGGCTACAAAGAGGAAGGCACCACCACCACGCCGTTCGACATGGTGATGCTCAACGATCTCGACCGCTACCACCTGGTGATGGATGTCATCGATCGGGTGCCGGCGCTGCAGTCGACCTGCGCGACCCTGCGGCAGGAGATGGCCGACATGCGAATCGCGGCCCGCGACTACACCCGCGAGCACGGCGAGGACATCCCCGAGGTCCGTAATTGGGCCTGGCCCGCGGACTGA
- a CDS encoding CaiB/BaiF CoA-transferase family protein yields the protein MSGDRSLLAGLRVLDLSCGSGDAVGRILADLGADVIKVEPPGGSPARHTAPRLAGTSIAFAVHNANKGSTVLDPAADGDRARLLALAGAADIVIDSGIPGQAAAYGTSCAALVDRFEHLVALSVTDFGTDGPRAHWQATDAVLYALSSALSRSGPTTGTPVLPPEGIASATAAVQATWATLVAYYHRLRTGRGDYIDFSRFEAVVLALDPPFGSHGQAAAAGGAEKWRGRPRNQDAYPILPCADGYVRMVVLAPRQWHGLRAWLGEPAQFQDPKYDTIIERFLAWKEIGALLTDLFATMTMDEIAAAAQSYGVPVGAVLEPSDVSDSEHFAAVGAFTETELVPGVRTRVPVGYYTADGVRLGFRAPAPAVGAGPSEWAHPPVRNAPIDSRGDERAGLPFAGLRIVDLGVIVAGGETSRLFGDLGAEVIKVESVKFPDGLRQGRPGQRLSESFAWTHRNSLGLGLELRSAGGAEVFAELVARSDAVFANFKPGTLAGLGFPYERLRELNPAVVLAESSAFGDTGPWSTRMGYGPLVRASTGVTSLWTAPDGTAETGRHPFYDATTVFPDHIVGRITAIGALAALIHRAGTGAGTRIHVSQAEAGINQLDSLFVQQRALQDAPAAVEIGDAAAGVYPCLGDDEWAVISLRDEADRRAAVAVLGEPEGWADWTRARTPAEVAEALQAAGVPAAPMNRRPDVLGDPQLTARKTYRQMAHPLIEQELPAESGPAPFRHIGPALTRPAPLPGQHTREICRDILEFDDDRIDRLLADGVLFSTSERVPT from the coding sequence ATGTCGGGCGACAGATCTTTGTTGGCGGGGCTGCGAGTCCTCGATTTGTCCTGCGGGTCGGGGGACGCCGTGGGCCGGATCCTGGCCGATCTCGGGGCCGATGTGATCAAGGTCGAGCCGCCGGGCGGGAGTCCGGCACGTCACACCGCGCCGCGCTTGGCGGGCACCAGCATCGCCTTCGCGGTGCACAACGCGAACAAGGGCAGCACGGTGCTGGATCCCGCCGCGGACGGCGACCGGGCGCGGTTGCTGGCGTTGGCGGGTGCCGCCGACATCGTCATCGATTCGGGCATTCCGGGACAGGCCGCGGCCTACGGCACCTCCTGCGCGGCGCTCGTCGACCGGTTCGAGCATCTGGTGGCGCTGTCGGTGACCGACTTCGGCACCGACGGCCCGCGGGCACACTGGCAGGCCACCGACGCCGTGCTGTACGCGCTGTCCTCGGCGCTGTCGCGATCCGGGCCCACGACGGGCACCCCGGTGCTGCCGCCGGAGGGGATCGCCTCGGCCACCGCGGCCGTGCAGGCCACCTGGGCGACGCTGGTCGCCTACTACCACCGGCTCCGCACCGGGCGCGGCGACTACATCGACTTCTCCCGGTTCGAGGCGGTCGTGCTGGCGCTCGACCCGCCCTTCGGATCACACGGACAGGCCGCGGCCGCCGGCGGTGCCGAGAAGTGGCGGGGCCGGCCACGCAATCAGGACGCCTACCCGATCCTGCCGTGCGCCGACGGTTACGTGCGCATGGTGGTCCTGGCCCCGCGGCAATGGCACGGCCTGCGCGCCTGGCTCGGTGAACCCGCACAGTTCCAGGATCCGAAGTACGACACCATCATCGAGCGCTTCCTGGCCTGGAAAGAGATCGGCGCGCTGCTGACGGACCTGTTCGCGACCATGACCATGGACGAGATCGCCGCTGCCGCACAGTCTTACGGTGTCCCGGTGGGCGCGGTCCTGGAGCCGTCCGACGTCAGCGACTCGGAGCACTTCGCGGCCGTCGGCGCGTTCACCGAGACCGAATTGGTGCCCGGCGTGCGCACCCGGGTGCCGGTGGGTTACTACACCGCCGACGGCGTCCGCCTCGGATTCCGCGCCCCGGCCCCCGCGGTCGGCGCCGGGCCGAGCGAGTGGGCGCATCCGCCGGTGCGGAACGCACCCATCGACAGCCGGGGCGACGAGCGGGCGGGCCTGCCGTTTGCCGGCCTGCGCATCGTGGATCTCGGCGTCATCGTCGCCGGCGGCGAAACCAGCCGGCTGTTCGGCGATCTGGGCGCCGAGGTCATCAAGGTCGAAAGCGTCAAGTTCCCGGACGGGCTGCGGCAGGGCCGCCCGGGTCAGCGCCTCAGCGAGTCGTTCGCGTGGACCCACCGCAACAGTCTCGGCCTGGGGCTGGAATTGCGCAGCGCGGGCGGCGCCGAGGTTTTCGCGGAACTGGTCGCCCGCTCCGATGCGGTGTTCGCCAACTTCAAGCCCGGAACCCTTGCCGGGCTGGGATTTCCCTACGAACGGCTGCGTGAGCTCAATCCCGCCGTCGTACTCGCCGAGAGCAGCGCCTTCGGCGACACCGGCCCGTGGAGCACCCGGATGGGCTACGGCCCGTTGGTGCGCGCGAGCACCGGCGTGACGAGCCTGTGGACCGCGCCGGACGGGACCGCCGAGACCGGCCGGCACCCGTTCTACGACGCCACGACGGTCTTCCCCGACCACATCGTCGGGCGCATCACCGCGATCGGCGCGCTGGCCGCGCTGATTCATCGGGCCGGCACCGGCGCCGGCACGCGCATCCACGTCTCGCAGGCCGAGGCGGGGATCAACCAACTCGACAGTCTGTTCGTCCAGCAGCGGGCGCTGCAGGACGCTCCGGCGGCCGTCGAGATCGGCGATGCCGCCGCCGGCGTGTACCCGTGCCTCGGTGACGACGAGTGGGCTGTGATCTCGCTGCGCGACGAGGCCGACCGCCGCGCCGCGGTCGCGGTGCTGGGGGAGCCCGAGGGTTGGGCGGACTGGACCCGAGCCCGGACCCCGGCCGAGGTGGCCGAAGCCCTGCAGGCCGCCGGCGTGCCGGCGGCGCCGATGAATCGGCGCCCCGATGTCCTGGGCGATCCCCAGTTGACCGCGCGCAAGACCTATCGGCAGATGGCGCACCCGCTGATCGAGCAGGAGCTGCCGGCCGAATCCGGACCCGCACCGTTTCGCCACATCGGCCCGGCGCTGACCCGTCCGGCGCCGCTGCCCGGCCAGCACACCCGGGAAATCTGCCGGGACATCCTGGAATTCGACGACGATCGGATCGATCGGCTACTGGCCGACGGGGTGCTGTTCAGCACCAGCGAGAGGGTGCCCACCTGA
- a CDS encoding acetyl-CoA acetyltransferase — translation MSLDPRTPVLVGYGQVNQPDGTPDPQEPVALMAAAARAAADARVLAAVDAIRVVNLLSWRYRDPGLALGELIGADNPATRYTGVGGNVPQTLVNQACLDIGSGAAEVVLIAGAETWRSRARMKAAGVRPDFTKQDESVPIPPGADDAVEMSSPAQERIGLALPSHVYPWFEEALRVAAGTGQDEHRRKIGQLWARFNEVAQQNPHAWSNKAWTAEQIYQAGPDNRMISWPYTKLLNSNNMVDQGAVLILTSVEKADALQIPRERWVFPWAGTDAHDTYSVAERWDYARSPAIRIGAGRALELAGLGIDDIDLIDIYSCFPSAVQVAASEIGVAIDDPARPLTVTGGLTFAGGPWNNYVTHSIATMAEHLVAAPGKRGLITANGGYLTKHAFGVYSTEPPTAGFRWEDVQPSVDAEPTRRCVVDWEGVGTLETWTVPFGRDGAPEKAFVAVRTPDESRVLAVIADPDAAASLVDDNGADPAGAKIQVEADGRASLR, via the coding sequence ATGTCGCTGGATCCCAGAACGCCGGTACTCGTCGGCTACGGCCAGGTCAACCAGCCCGACGGCACCCCCGACCCGCAGGAGCCGGTGGCGCTGATGGCCGCCGCGGCGCGGGCGGCGGCCGACGCGCGGGTGTTGGCCGCCGTGGACGCCATCCGGGTGGTCAACCTGCTGTCCTGGCGCTACCGCGACCCGGGCCTGGCGCTCGGTGAGCTGATCGGCGCCGACAACCCCGCCACCCGCTACACCGGGGTCGGCGGCAACGTGCCCCAGACGCTGGTCAACCAGGCGTGCCTGGACATCGGTAGCGGTGCCGCCGAGGTGGTGCTGATCGCCGGCGCCGAGACCTGGCGCAGCCGCGCGCGGATGAAGGCCGCCGGGGTGCGGCCGGACTTCACCAAGCAGGACGAGTCTGTGCCGATCCCGCCGGGTGCCGACGACGCCGTCGAGATGTCCAGCCCCGCGCAGGAGCGCATCGGCCTGGCGTTGCCCTCGCACGTCTACCCGTGGTTCGAGGAGGCGTTGCGCGTCGCCGCGGGAACGGGCCAGGACGAGCACCGTCGCAAGATCGGCCAGCTGTGGGCCCGGTTCAACGAAGTGGCCCAACAGAATCCGCACGCCTGGAGCAACAAGGCGTGGACGGCGGAGCAGATCTATCAGGCCGGCCCGGACAATCGGATGATCAGCTGGCCCTACACCAAACTGCTGAACTCGAACAACATGGTCGACCAGGGTGCGGTGCTGATCCTCACCTCGGTCGAGAAGGCCGATGCACTGCAGATCCCGCGTGAGCGGTGGGTGTTCCCCTGGGCGGGTACCGATGCTCACGACACGTACTCGGTTGCCGAACGCTGGGACTATGCCCGTTCCCCGGCGATCCGGATCGGTGCGGGGCGGGCGTTGGAGTTGGCCGGTCTGGGCATCGATGACATCGACCTGATCGACATCTACTCGTGTTTCCCGTCGGCGGTGCAGGTGGCCGCGAGCGAGATCGGCGTCGCCATCGACGATCCGGCCCGGCCGCTCACCGTCACCGGCGGTTTGACCTTCGCCGGGGGGCCGTGGAACAACTACGTCACCCACTCCATTGCGACCATGGCCGAGCACCTCGTGGCCGCCCCCGGCAAGCGCGGCCTGATCACGGCGAACGGCGGCTATCTGACCAAGCACGCGTTCGGCGTCTACAGCACCGAGCCGCCGACGGCCGGATTCCGCTGGGAGGACGTGCAGCCCAGCGTCGATGCGGAACCGACCCGCCGCTGCGTCGTCGACTGGGAGGGGGTGGGCACGCTGGAGACGTGGACCGTGCCGTTCGGTCGAGACGGCGCGCCCGAGAAGGCGTTTGTCGCGGTCCGCACGCCCGACGAATCGCGGGTCCTGGCGGTCATCGCCGATCCGGATGCGGCCGCGAGCCTGGTCGACGACAATGGAGCTGACCCTGCGGGGGCGAAGATCCAGGTCGAGGCCGACGGCAGGGCCAGCTTGCGGTAG